One genomic segment of Ricinus communis isolate WT05 ecotype wild-type chromosome 3, ASM1957865v1, whole genome shotgun sequence includes these proteins:
- the LOC8268295 gene encoding 2-oxoglutarate-Fe(II) type oxidoreductase hxnY isoform X2, with amino-acid sequence MENYSKQKNRDGALNEKISFLNRIDLSSSDIHQSVSLLKQACLDCGFFYVINHGISEEFMEEVFKESKKFFELPESEKMKVLRNEKHRGYTPVLDELLDPDNQVHGDYKEGYYIGVEVPEDDPEADKPFYGPNVWPKPDLLPGWRQTMERFHQEALEVARKIARIIALALDLDANFFDRPEMLGQPIAVMRLLHYGAYVSDPLKGLFGAGAHSDYGLITLLATDDVPGLQICKDKDSRPQVWENIAPLKGAFIVNLGDMLERWSNCIFRSTLHRVVGNGQERYSIAYFVEPSHECLVECLPTCKSEKNPPRFPPIKCGTYLSQRYKDTHTDLNLYSKPQT; translated from the exons atGGAGAATTATAGTAAGCAAAAAAACAGAGATGGCGCGCTTAATGAGAAAATATCATTTCTAAATCGCATCGATCTTTCTAGCTCTGATATTCACCAATCTGTTTCTTTACTCAAACAG GCATGTTTGGATTGTGGATTTTTTTACGTGATAAACCACGGAATAAGCGAAGAATTCATGGAAGAGGTTTTTAAAGAGAGTAAAAAGTTTTTTGAATTACCAGAAAGTGAGAAAATGAAAGTTTTAAGGAACGAGAAACATCGAGGTTACACTCCTGTTCTTGACGAACTTTTGGATCCTGATAATCAAGTTCACG GAGACTATAAAGAGGGATATTACATTGGCGTTGAAGTGCCTGAAGACGATCCTGAAGCGGACAAGCCGTTTTATGGTCCTAATGTTTGGCCAAAACCCG ATCTTTTGCCTGGTTGGAGGCAAACTATGGAGAGGTTTCATCAAGAGGCATT AGAGGTAGCGAGAAAAATTGCAAGGATCATAGCCCTTGCGCTTGATCTAGATGCTAATTTTTTTGACAGACCAGAAATGCTTGGCCAGCCAATTGCAGTCATGCGTTTGCTACACTACGGAG CTTATGTTTCTGATCCCTTAAAGGGACTATTTGGAGCTGGAGCTCATTCTGACTATGGTTTGATTACCCTTTTAGCCACAGACGATGTCCCTGGCCTCCAA ATATGCAAGGATAAGGATTCTCGGCCTCAAGTATGGGAAAATATAGCACCACTAAAAGG AGCATTTATAGTTAATCTTGGTGATATGCTGGAGCGCTGGAGCAACTGTATTTTCAG GTCCACGCTGCATAGAGTTGTAGGGAATGGTCAAGAGAGATATTCT ATAGCATACTTTGTGGAACCTAGTCATGAGTGTCTAGTTGAATGCTTGCCCACCTGCAAGTCAGAAAAGAATCCTCCCAG GTTTCCTCCAATCAAATGTGGGACTTACCTAAGTCAACGGTACAAGGATACTCATACTGATTTGAATTTGTATAGCAAACCTCAAACTTGA
- the LOC8268295 gene encoding 2-oxoglutarate-Fe(II) type oxidoreductase hxnY isoform X1 — protein sequence MENYSKQKNRDGALNEKISFLNRIDLSSSDIHQSVSLLKQACLDCGFFYVINHGISEEFMEEVFKESKKFFELPESEKMKVLRNEKHRGYTPVLDELLDPDNQVHVGDYKEGYYIGVEVPEDDPEADKPFYGPNVWPKPDLLPGWRQTMERFHQEALEVARKIARIIALALDLDANFFDRPEMLGQPIAVMRLLHYGAYVSDPLKGLFGAGAHSDYGLITLLATDDVPGLQICKDKDSRPQVWENIAPLKGAFIVNLGDMLERWSNCIFRSTLHRVVGNGQERYSIAYFVEPSHECLVECLPTCKSEKNPPRFPPIKCGTYLSQRYKDTHTDLNLYSKPQT from the exons atGGAGAATTATAGTAAGCAAAAAAACAGAGATGGCGCGCTTAATGAGAAAATATCATTTCTAAATCGCATCGATCTTTCTAGCTCTGATATTCACCAATCTGTTTCTTTACTCAAACAG GCATGTTTGGATTGTGGATTTTTTTACGTGATAAACCACGGAATAAGCGAAGAATTCATGGAAGAGGTTTTTAAAGAGAGTAAAAAGTTTTTTGAATTACCAGAAAGTGAGAAAATGAAAGTTTTAAGGAACGAGAAACATCGAGGTTACACTCCTGTTCTTGACGAACTTTTGGATCCTGATAATCAAGTTCACG TAGGAGACTATAAAGAGGGATATTACATTGGCGTTGAAGTGCCTGAAGACGATCCTGAAGCGGACAAGCCGTTTTATGGTCCTAATGTTTGGCCAAAACCCG ATCTTTTGCCTGGTTGGAGGCAAACTATGGAGAGGTTTCATCAAGAGGCATT AGAGGTAGCGAGAAAAATTGCAAGGATCATAGCCCTTGCGCTTGATCTAGATGCTAATTTTTTTGACAGACCAGAAATGCTTGGCCAGCCAATTGCAGTCATGCGTTTGCTACACTACGGAG CTTATGTTTCTGATCCCTTAAAGGGACTATTTGGAGCTGGAGCTCATTCTGACTATGGTTTGATTACCCTTTTAGCCACAGACGATGTCCCTGGCCTCCAA ATATGCAAGGATAAGGATTCTCGGCCTCAAGTATGGGAAAATATAGCACCACTAAAAGG AGCATTTATAGTTAATCTTGGTGATATGCTGGAGCGCTGGAGCAACTGTATTTTCAG GTCCACGCTGCATAGAGTTGTAGGGAATGGTCAAGAGAGATATTCT ATAGCATACTTTGTGGAACCTAGTCATGAGTGTCTAGTTGAATGCTTGCCCACCTGCAAGTCAGAAAAGAATCCTCCCAG GTTTCCTCCAATCAAATGTGGGACTTACCTAAGTCAACGGTACAAGGATACTCATACTGATTTGAATTTGTATAGCAAACCTCAAACTTGA